The following proteins come from a genomic window of Salvia hispanica cultivar TCC Black 2014 chromosome 4, UniMelb_Shisp_WGS_1.0, whole genome shotgun sequence:
- the LOC125221475 gene encoding pelargonidin 3-O-(6-caffeoylglucoside) 5-O-(6-O-malonylglucoside) 4'''-malonyltransferase-like, producing MKKINIVRRKLIKPSTPTPQNLHNYKLSFIDELNPPSNNGVVLFYHANPTTKPANVLEESLSRILPRFYPLAGRYIDEDFSFDCVDQGAEFVEAVAEGDDVEVDDLLLRRGDQFMGPTDPLLSVQVTELVKCGALAVGVSVSHKVFDASSIGTFIAAWSNASKNFLGEEGIGVVPNFDSHLLFPGRKRSYYGEMKPSETNHQTTTIVSKRFSFKKESITNLRSKLNPKQAFNNTIFSKVRLVSAVIAKAMIRIDTTKHGRPRPSVIIQAVNMRPRTAPPLPIHSCGNLALNAVAKCSHGADGLGLEEIACAMSEAIEKTVSDCARLLSGGYEDVVIGAEAGLIEGAMSSESEMSYLSFSDWGKFGLYDADFGWGKPASVGIARVPYERATVLVNDKDGGGIEAWVHLSLDEMVCFEEDDEIKLYSTTM from the exons ATGAAGAAGATCAACATAGTAAGAAGAAAGTTGATAAAACCAAGCACTCCAACTCCCCAAAACCTCCACAACTACAAACTCTCATTCATAGACGAGCTCAACCCGCCGTCAAACAACGGCGTCGTCCTCTTCTACCACGCAAACCCGACAACGAAACCAGCCAACGTGCTCGAAGAGTCCTTGTCGAGGATCCTGCCGCGATTCTACCCTCTCGCGGGAAGATACATCGACGAGGACTTCAGCTTTGACTGCGTTGACCAGGGCGCCGAGTTTGTCGAAGCGGTAGCTGAGGGCGACGATGTGGAGGTGGACGATCTTCTTCTGCGACGAGGGGACCAgttcatgggccccactgaTCCGCTGCTATCGGTTCAGGTCactgagttagtgaaatgtggggcCTTGGCTGTCGGTGTTAGTGTTTCGCATAAGGTTTTCGATGCTTCTTCGATTGGGACGTTTATTGCGGCTTGGTCGAATGCTAGCAAGAATTTTTTGGGAGAAGAAGGGATCGGTGTTGTTCCCAACTTTGATTCTCATTTGTTGTTTCCTG GTAGGAAACGAAGTTACTATGGTGAAATGAAGCCATCAGAAACCAATCATCAAACCACCACCATCGTTTCAAAGCGTTTCTCATTCAAGAAAGAATCAATAACAAATCTGAGATCAAAACTAAACCCAAAACAAGCCTTCAACAACACCATCTTCTCCAAGGTTCGTCTCGTCTCCGCGGTCATAGCCAAAGCCATGATCCGCATCGACACAACGAAACACGGCCGCCCGAGGCCTTCCGTCATCATTCAGGCCGTCAACATGCGGCCGAGAACCGCCCCTCCTCTCCCCATCCACTCATGCGGAAACCTCGCTTTGAACGCCGTGGCAAAGTGTTCGCACGGTGCGGACGGTTTGGGACTTGAGGAAATCGCGTGTGCGATGAGCGAAGCCATCGAGAAGACCGTCTCCGACTGCGCTAGGCTGCTGTCGGGTGGGTACGAGGACGTCGTTATCGGGGCGGAGGCGGGCCTGATCGAAGGGGCGATGAGCTCGGAGTCGGAGATGAGTTACTTGAGTTTTAGTGATTGGGGTAAGTTCGGGTTGTACGATGCGGACTTCGGGTGGGGGAAGCCGGCGTCGGTGGGGATAGCGCGGGTGCCGTATGAGAGGGCGACGGTGCTCGTGAATGATAAAGATGGTGGTGGGATTGAGGCGTGGGTTCATTTGAGTTTAGATGAGATGGTTTgctttgaagaagatgatgaaattaaattatatagtactaccaTGTGA